One uncultured Gellertiella sp. genomic window carries:
- a CDS encoding 5-carboxymethyl-2-hydroxymuconate Delta-isomerase yields the protein MPHFRMEYSANLADRVDFAQLANLVRETILATGLFETGAVRVRAFASDACSIADNLPENAFLDMEFRIGTGRSAEDRKRAGEAIFAAVTTHLGNLFATPHFALSLEIREIDPDLSWKKNAIHPRLRGQ from the coding sequence ATGCCGCATTTTCGAATGGAATATTCCGCCAATCTGGCCGACCGGGTCGATTTCGCCCAGCTTGCCAATCTGGTGCGCGAGACGATCCTTGCCACCGGCCTGTTCGAAACCGGCGCGGTCCGCGTGCGGGCCTTTGCCAGCGACGCGTGCTCCATTGCCGACAACCTTCCCGAAAATGCCTTCCTCGACATGGAGTTTCGCATCGGCACCGGCCGTTCCGCCGAAGACCGTAAGCGCGCTGGCGAGGCGATCTTTGCCGCCGTTACCACCCATCTCGGCAATCTCTTTGCGACGCCGCACTTCGCCCTGTCGCTGGAAATCCGGGAAATCGATCCGGATCTCAGCTGGAAGAAGAATGCCATTCACCCGCGCCTGCGCGGACAATAG
- the hpaD gene encoding 3,4-dihydroxyphenylacetate 2,3-dioxygenase encodes MPIPNPNLYPDFNTVRLSHVEFIVRDLAASRAFYVDTLGLQVTYEDDREIYLRALEERGHHCMVLKQGDSPVANVLGMKVYGEEDLDRAKSWFEAKGLPAAWVERPHQGRTLRTRDNFGIPLEFYHKMERLAPIHQQYRLYKGVKPLRIDHFNCFTPDVDASVAFYNEMGFRVTEYTEDEESKKLWAAWMHRKGGVHDIAFTNGRGPRLHHTAFWVPTPLNIIDLLDLMSTTGYLANIERGPGRHGISNAFFLYILDPDGHRIEIYCSDYQTVDPDLEPIKWDLKDPQRQTLWGAPAPKSWFEHGSLFGGAEVREALLKAQPIIAP; translated from the coding sequence ATGCCGATACCCAATCCGAATCTTTACCCCGACTTCAACACCGTGCGGCTCAGCCATGTCGAGTTCATCGTCAGGGATCTCGCCGCCTCGCGCGCCTTCTATGTCGACACGCTCGGCCTGCAGGTGACCTATGAGGACGACCGGGAAATCTACCTCCGGGCGCTCGAAGAACGCGGCCATCACTGCATGGTGCTGAAACAGGGCGACAGTCCCGTCGCCAATGTGCTCGGCATGAAGGTTTATGGCGAAGAGGATCTCGACCGGGCAAAGAGCTGGTTCGAGGCGAAGGGCCTGCCGGCCGCATGGGTCGAGCGCCCCCATCAGGGCCGCACGCTCCGGACCCGGGACAATTTCGGCATTCCGCTGGAATTCTACCACAAGATGGAACGGCTCGCCCCGATCCACCAGCAATACAGGCTCTACAAGGGCGTCAAGCCGCTGCGCATCGACCATTTCAACTGCTTCACGCCCGATGTCGACGCCTCCGTCGCCTTCTATAACGAGATGGGCTTCCGGGTGACGGAATATACCGAGGACGAGGAGAGCAAGAAGCTCTGGGCGGCCTGGATGCACCGCAAGGGCGGCGTTCATGACATCGCCTTTACCAATGGCCGTGGCCCCCGCCTGCACCACACCGCCTTCTGGGTGCCGACGCCCCTCAACATCATCGATCTCCTCGACCTGATGTCGACCACCGGCTATCTCGCCAATATCGAACGCGGCCCCGGTCGCCATGGCATTTCAAACGCCTTCTTCCTCTATATCCTCGATCCCGATGGCCATCGCATCGAGATCTATTGCTCGGATTACCAGACCGTCGACCCGGACCTGGAGCCGATCAAATGGGATCTGAAAGACCCGCAGCGCCAGACCCTCTGGGGCGCGCCCGCGCCGAAAAGCTGGTTCGAACATGGCAGCCTGTTCGGCGGTGCCGAGGTCCGCGAGGCGCTGCTGAAGGCCCAGCCGATCATCGCGCCGTAA
- a CDS encoding HAD-IA family hydrolase translates to MAKALVLDFGGVISKTMFETHDLTESALGLAKGTLAWRGPFDPDHDPLWQEMQRDEISERDYWHVRAAETGRLIGEDWSDMQSFVIRARGAEPDAVIRPEMRDAIARVAKAGHRLAILSNELDLFYGKDFRAKLPLLQSFELVSDATYTGILKPDPRAYQTVLDQLALLPGDCVFVDDQLRNVRGAGAIGMRTVHFDVMNPHNSCQEALGHFGLATA, encoded by the coding sequence CTGGCAAAGGCGCTGGTCCTCGATTTCGGCGGGGTGATTTCGAAGACGATGTTCGAGACCCACGACCTCACCGAAAGCGCCCTCGGCCTGGCGAAGGGTACGCTCGCCTGGCGGGGGCCTTTCGATCCGGACCATGACCCGCTCTGGCAAGAGATGCAGCGCGACGAGATTTCCGAGCGCGACTACTGGCATGTCCGCGCGGCGGAAACCGGCAGGCTGATCGGCGAGGACTGGAGCGACATGCAGAGCTTCGTGATCCGCGCCCGGGGGGCCGAGCCGGATGCGGTCATCCGCCCGGAAATGCGTGACGCCATCGCCCGGGTTGCAAAGGCCGGCCATCGGCTGGCGATCCTCTCCAACGAGCTCGATCTCTTCTATGGCAAGGATTTTCGCGCCAAACTGCCGCTCCTCCAGTCCTTCGAGCTGGTGAGTGACGCCACCTATACCGGCATCCTGAAGCCCGATCCCCGGGCCTATCAGACGGTGCTCGATCAACTTGCCCTTCTCCCCGGCGATTGCGTGTTTGTCGATGACCAGCTGCGCAATGTCAGGGGAGCCGGGGCCATCGGCATGCGTACCGTCCATTTCGACGTGATGAACCCCCACAACTCCTGTCAAGAAGCGCTGGGCCATTTTGGTCTCGCCACCGCATAA
- a CDS encoding DUF3455 domain-containing protein, translating into MITSPIRASLALACIFAALSSVTLAADTLPSDISTKGEAVLLQAHATGAQIYECKAGTDGKLGWIFREPVANLVVKGETVGHHYPGPSWQLKDGSTITGKVTAKHPGTSKEDIAWLMLDVVDHQGKGAFASVTTVQRINTRGGALSGACDMAGEEKAVPYSADYVFSGKSK; encoded by the coding sequence ATGATCACCTCCCCGATACGCGCAAGTCTGGCCCTCGCCTGCATTTTCGCCGCCCTCAGCTCCGTCACCCTTGCCGCTGACACCCTGCCCAGCGACATCTCGACCAAAGGCGAAGCCGTGCTGCTGCAGGCCCATGCCACCGGCGCACAGATCTACGAATGCAAGGCCGGCACCGATGGCAAGCTTGGCTGGATCTTCCGCGAACCTGTCGCCAATCTGGTTGTCAAGGGCGAGACCGTCGGCCACCATTATCCCGGCCCCTCGTGGCAGCTGAAGGATGGCAGCACCATCACCGGCAAGGTCACGGCCAAGCACCCCGGCACGTCAAAGGAGGACATTGCCTGGCTGATGCTTGATGTCGTCGATCATCAGGGCAAGGGCGCCTTTGCGTCGGTGACCACGGTGCAGCGCATCAACACCCGGGGCGGTGCCCTGTCGGGGGCCTGTGACATGGCCGGCGAGGAAAAGGCCGTGCCCTACAGTGCCGATTATGTCTTCAGCGGCAAGTCCAAATAA
- a CDS encoding aminotransferase class III-fold pyridoxal phosphate-dependent enzyme has product MRDNNFLAEQNARHIWHPMAHPADMQANPPKIIAGGKGTHVTDIDGNTVLDAVGGLWNVNLGYSSEPVKKAIAAQLDQLPYYSAFRGTSTAPAIELAHELAEWFAPEGMVRSFFTSGGSDSVETALRLARQYWKIRGQGDRTKFIALKKGYHGTHFGGASANGNANFRRNYEPLMPGFFHMPAPYAYRNPFNETDPAKLAQLIVQAFEDEIAFQGGDTIAAVILEPVLGAGGVIVPHSSFMPAIRALCDKHEILLIADEVVTGFGRTGSWSGSRLWGVQPDMMCIAKAITSGYFPLGATLIGQKMADAFESDKTTFGAIGHGYTYSAHPVGCAAALAALAETRRLKLDENAAARGTEFQAGLQGLKDRHEAVGDVRGIGLMAAIELVADRATKKPADKKVMAKAAEAAYAEGVMVRVSGNNIILSPPLILNADEVQQIVAALDVALASL; this is encoded by the coding sequence ATGCGCGACAACAATTTTCTGGCCGAACAGAACGCACGGCATATCTGGCACCCGATGGCCCATCCGGCCGACATGCAGGCCAATCCGCCGAAGATCATTGCCGGTGGCAAGGGCACCCATGTCACCGATATCGACGGCAACACCGTGCTGGATGCGGTCGGTGGCCTGTGGAATGTCAATCTCGGCTATAGTTCGGAGCCGGTGAAGAAGGCGATTGCCGCCCAGCTTGACCAGCTTCCCTATTATTCCGCCTTTCGGGGCACCTCGACGGCTCCCGCCATCGAGCTTGCCCATGAACTGGCGGAATGGTTTGCGCCTGAAGGCATGGTGCGCTCCTTCTTCACCTCGGGTGGCTCCGATTCGGTCGAAACCGCCCTGCGGCTTGCCCGCCAGTACTGGAAGATCCGTGGCCAGGGCGACCGCACCAAGTTCATCGCGCTGAAGAAGGGCTATCACGGCACCCATTTCGGCGGGGCCTCGGCCAATGGCAATGCCAATTTCCGCCGCAACTACGAGCCGCTGATGCCGGGCTTCTTCCACATGCCCGCCCCCTATGCCTATCGCAATCCCTTCAACGAAACCGATCCGGCAAAGCTCGCCCAACTGATCGTGCAAGCCTTCGAGGACGAAATCGCGTTTCAGGGAGGCGATACGATTGCCGCCGTCATCCTGGAGCCGGTTCTGGGCGCAGGCGGCGTCATCGTTCCCCATTCGAGCTTCATGCCCGCCATCCGCGCGCTTTGCGACAAGCATGAGATCCTGCTGATTGCCGACGAGGTGGTGACCGGTTTCGGGCGCACCGGCTCCTGGTCCGGCTCGCGGCTCTGGGGCGTCCAGCCCGACATGATGTGCATCGCCAAGGCGATCACCTCGGGCTATTTCCCGCTCGGTGCCACCCTGATCGGCCAGAAGATGGCGGATGCCTTCGAGAGCGACAAGACCACCTTCGGTGCGATAGGCCATGGCTATACCTATTCCGCCCATCCGGTCGGCTGTGCGGCAGCGCTGGCAGCGCTTGCCGAAACCCGCCGCCTGAAGCTCGATGAAAACGCCGCTGCGCGTGGCACCGAATTCCAGGCAGGCCTGCAGGGTCTGAAGGACCGGCATGAGGCGGTCGGCGATGTCAGGGGTATCGGCCTGATGGCGGCCATCGAGCTGGTCGCCGACCGCGCCACGAAGAAACCTGCCGACAAGAAGGTGATGGCAAAGGCTGCCGAAGCTGCCTATGCCGAGGGCGTCATGGTCCGGGTGTCCGGCAACAACATCATCCTGTCGCCGCCGCTGATCCTGAATGCAGATGAAGTCCAGCAGATCGTCGCGGCGCTCGACGTGGCGCTTGCCAGCCTTTAA
- a CDS encoding CopG family transcriptional regulator has product MADQTVPAVPLTLVIPSDILVDIEAIAAICVRSRSWVIIRALKTYIASEGREIKSIAHSAQEIDMGMAIDLDEVISQVERISQGRKP; this is encoded by the coding sequence ATGGCCGATCAGACCGTGCCTGCCGTGCCGCTTACGCTCGTTATCCCCTCCGATATTCTCGTCGATATCGAAGCCATTGCGGCAATTTGCGTCCGGTCACGCAGCTGGGTCATCATCCGCGCCCTGAAGACGTACATTGCTTCAGAAGGACGTGAAATCAAGAGCATAGCTCATTCTGCGCAGGAGATCGACATGGGAATGGCCATTGATCTCGACGAGGTGATTTCTCAGGTCGAGCGAATTTCGCAAGGACGCAAGCCATGA
- a CDS encoding fumarylacetoacetate hydrolase family protein, whose product MTHSKFASFTRHGQQGYGIITDAGVIDLSARFGPDYPTLQAVVEAGALLRLEEAARGLEADFPVSDITYDIPLRSPEKLICVGVNFPDRNEEYKDGQKAPSNPSLFIRFPRSFTGHDQPLIRPPESPELDYEGEIVIVIGKGGRRIAEKDALDHIAALSLCNEGTIRDWVRHAKFNVTQGKNFDRTGSIGPWLVPYRDESQLADVRLVTRVNGETRQEDRTSRMIFSFRKIIAYISTFTTLVPGDVIVTGTPTGAGARFDPPVWLKPGDVIEVEADGIGTLRNTVADEDMAGC is encoded by the coding sequence ATGACGCATTCGAAGTTTGCAAGCTTCACCCGCCACGGCCAGCAGGGCTACGGGATCATCACCGACGCGGGCGTGATAGATCTGTCGGCCCGCTTCGGCCCGGATTATCCGACCCTTCAGGCCGTGGTGGAGGCAGGTGCCCTTCTTCGCCTGGAAGAGGCGGCGCGTGGTCTTGAAGCCGATTTCCCGGTATCGGACATCACCTACGACATCCCGCTCCGGTCGCCGGAAAAGCTGATCTGCGTCGGGGTCAACTTTCCCGACCGCAACGAGGAATACAAGGACGGGCAGAAAGCCCCGTCCAATCCGTCGCTGTTCATCCGCTTCCCGCGCTCCTTCACCGGCCATGACCAGCCGCTGATCCGCCCGCCGGAAAGCCCAGAGCTCGATTACGAAGGCGAGATCGTCATCGTCATCGGCAAGGGGGGGCGCCGGATTGCCGAGAAGGACGCGCTCGACCATATCGCCGCGCTGTCGCTCTGCAATGAGGGCACGATCCGCGACTGGGTGCGCCATGCGAAGTTCAACGTCACCCAGGGCAAGAATTTCGACCGCACCGGGTCCATCGGCCCGTGGCTGGTGCCCTACCGGGACGAAAGCCAGCTCGCCGATGTGAGGCTTGTCACCCGAGTCAATGGCGAGACACGGCAGGAAGACCGGACATCGCGGATGATCTTTTCCTTCCGCAAGATCATCGCCTATATCTCGACCTTCACCACGCTGGTGCCGGGTGACGTGATCGTCACCGGCACGCCGACGGGGGCCGGGGCGCGATTCGATCCGCCGGTCTGGCTGAAGCCGGGCGATGTGATAGAAGTGGAAGCCGACGGTATCGGAACCTTGCGCAATACCGTTGCTGACGAGGATATGGCCGGATGCTGA
- the hpaI gene encoding 4-hydroxy-2-oxoheptanedioate aldolase: protein MPAPINPFKAGLRGDRAMIGFWLSLASPYTAEIAGGAGFDWLLIDGEHGPNDIPLLLSQLQTLAACPVAPVVRVPVGETWMIKQVLDIGAQTVLVPMVDSADQARQLVKAMNYPPKGVRGVGAAVARASAFNRIPDYLTTANDEICLIVQVESKAAVDAIEAIAAVEGVDAIFIGPADLAADMGYPGRGSDPVVLETIERAILRIQAAGKPAGILTSDPLLARRYIELGAKFVAVGTDVTLFSQATTALARGFRGTTEGTTGSPPQKPSASY from the coding sequence ATGCCCGCACCCATAAACCCTTTCAAGGCAGGCCTTCGTGGCGACAGGGCGATGATCGGCTTCTGGCTGAGCCTTGCCAGCCCCTATACCGCCGAGATCGCCGGGGGGGCCGGATTCGACTGGCTGCTGATCGATGGCGAACACGGGCCGAACGACATTCCGCTGCTGCTCTCCCAGTTGCAGACCCTTGCCGCCTGCCCGGTGGCCCCGGTGGTGCGGGTGCCGGTCGGCGAGACCTGGATGATCAAGCAGGTGCTCGATATCGGCGCACAGACCGTGCTGGTGCCGATGGTCGACAGCGCCGACCAGGCGCGCCAGCTGGTCAAGGCGATGAACTACCCGCCGAAGGGCGTGCGCGGCGTGGGTGCGGCGGTGGCCCGTGCCTCCGCCTTCAACCGGATCCCCGACTATCTCACCACCGCCAATGACGAGATCTGCCTGATCGTACAGGTCGAAAGCAAGGCGGCTGTCGATGCCATCGAGGCGATTGCCGCAGTCGAGGGCGTCGATGCGATCTTCATCGGCCCCGCCGATCTCGCCGCCGACATGGGCTATCCCGGCCGGGGCAGCGATCCCGTGGTGCTCGAGACCATCGAAAGGGCGATCCTGCGCATCCAGGCGGCGGGAAAGCCGGCGGGCATCCTGACCAGCGATCCCCTGCTCGCCCGGCGCTATATCGAGCTTGGCGCAAAATTCGTCGCCGTCGGCACCGATGTCACGCTGTTTTCCCAGGCGACCACGGCGCTGGCGCGCGGGTTCAGGGGCACGACGGAGGGCACCACCGGCAGCCCCCCGCAAAAGCCGTCTGCTAGCTATTGA
- the hpaR gene encoding homoprotocatechuate degradation operon regulator HpaR has product MSLLRGREAVMSKFRPMLAGHNVSEQQWRVLRVLAEAGPLDASEVCERASILAPSLTRIIKTLVERQFITVGKFKGDGRRVQLSIAPPGNALIDELQPERQAIYDELEQRFGPGRLEQLLDLLDALIRSQDGEEA; this is encoded by the coding sequence ATGTCGCTGCTGCGCGGGCGTGAGGCCGTCATGTCGAAATTCCGCCCGATGCTGGCGGGCCACAATGTCAGCGAGCAACAGTGGCGGGTGCTGCGGGTGCTGGCGGAAGCGGGGCCGCTCGACGCATCGGAGGTCTGCGAGCGTGCGTCCATTCTTGCACCCAGCCTGACCCGGATCATCAAGACACTGGTCGAGCGCCAGTTCATTACCGTTGGCAAGTTCAAGGGGGATGGTCGACGGGTGCAGCTCAGCATTGCGCCACCGGGCAATGCGCTGATCGACGAATTGCAGCCGGAGCGGCAGGCGATCTATGACGAACTCGAGCAGCGTTTCGGTCCCGGCCGGCTCGAGCAGCTGCTGGATCTTCTCGATGCCCTGATTCGCAGCCAGGATGGCGAAGAGGCGTGA
- the hpaE gene encoding 5-carboxymethyl-2-hydroxymuconate semialdehyde dehydrogenase: MSTFEDNLKKAEAYLARFRKDGVLNHIDGQTVPAADGERFDIISPVDLKVLASVARGKAADIDRAARAAKAAFPAWAAISGDERRKILHRIADAIVARAEEIAMVECMDTGQSLKFMAKAALRGAENFRFFADRAPEARDGKALRAPGQLNITTRTPIGPVGVITPWNTPFMLSTWKIAPALAAGCTVVHKPAEFSPLTARLLVEIAESAGLPKGVWNLVNGLGEEAGRALTEHRDIKAIGFVGESRTGSMIMRQGAETLKRVHFELGGKNPVIVFADADLERAADAAVFMIYSLNGERCTSSSRLLVEASIHDRFTAMVAEKAKRIPVGHPLDPKTVVGPLIHPVHEKKVLDYIAVGKAEGATLAAGGTKFDGPGGGCYVSPTLFTGVNNRMRIAQEEIFGPVLSAIPFVDEAEAVALANDVEYGLTGYLWTQDVTRALRVTDQLESGMIWVNSENVRHLPTPFGGVKNSGIGRDGGDWSFDFYMETKNVAFATAPHAIQKLGG; the protein is encoded by the coding sequence ATGTCCACATTCGAAGACAATCTGAAAAAGGCGGAAGCCTATCTCGCGCGGTTCCGCAAGGACGGCGTTCTGAACCATATCGACGGGCAAACCGTGCCTGCTGCCGATGGCGAGCGTTTCGACATCATTTCACCGGTGGATCTGAAGGTTCTGGCATCTGTTGCGCGCGGCAAGGCTGCGGATATCGACCGGGCCGCCCGGGCCGCAAAGGCCGCCTTCCCCGCATGGGCGGCGATATCAGGTGACGAGCGCAGGAAGATCCTGCACAGGATTGCCGATGCCATCGTGGCGCGCGCCGAAGAAATTGCCATGGTCGAATGCATGGACACCGGCCAGTCGCTGAAATTCATGGCCAAGGCGGCGCTGCGCGGCGCGGAAAACTTCCGCTTCTTTGCCGACCGGGCCCCGGAAGCGCGCGACGGCAAGGCCCTTCGTGCCCCCGGCCAGCTCAACATCACCACCCGCACGCCAATCGGTCCGGTGGGGGTGATCACGCCGTGGAACACGCCCTTCATGCTGTCGACCTGGAAGATCGCGCCGGCGCTCGCCGCCGGCTGCACCGTCGTCCACAAGCCCGCCGAATTCTCGCCGCTGACCGCCCGCCTGCTGGTCGAGATCGCCGAAAGTGCCGGTTTGCCGAAAGGGGTCTGGAACCTCGTCAACGGGCTTGGCGAAGAGGCGGGCCGGGCGCTCACCGAACACCGCGATATCAAGGCCATCGGCTTTGTCGGCGAATCGCGCACCGGATCGATGATCATGCGGCAGGGTGCGGAGACGCTGAAGCGGGTGCATTTCGAACTCGGCGGCAAGAACCCGGTGATCGTCTTTGCCGATGCGGATCTGGAACGGGCCGCCGATGCGGCGGTGTTCATGATCTACTCGCTGAACGGCGAGCGCTGCACCTCCTCCTCCCGCCTGCTGGTCGAGGCCTCGATCCATGACCGCTTCACCGCGATGGTGGCGGAAAAAGCCAAACGCATTCCGGTCGGCCATCCGCTTGACCCGAAGACCGTCGTCGGGCCGCTGATCCATCCGGTGCACGAGAAGAAGGTTCTGGACTATATCGCTGTCGGCAAGGCCGAGGGCGCGACGCTTGCGGCCGGCGGCACGAAATTCGACGGTCCCGGCGGCGGCTGCTACGTCTCGCCAACCCTGTTTACCGGGGTCAACAACCGGATGCGGATCGCCCAGGAAGAAATCTTCGGCCCGGTACTCTCGGCCATTCCCTTTGTCGACGAGGCCGAAGCGGTGGCACTGGCCAATGATGTGGAATATGGCCTGACCGGCTATCTCTGGACGCAGGACGTGACGCGGGCGCTGCGGGTCACCGACCAGCTCGAATCCGGGATGATCTGGGTGAACTCGGAAAATGTCCGCCACCTCCCGACACCCTTCGGCGGCGTGAAGAATTCCGGCATCGGCCGCGACGGGGGCGACTGGTCTTTCGATTTCTACATGGAAACAAAGAATGTCGCCTTTGCCACCGCGCCACACGCCATCCAGAAACTTGGCGGCTGA
- a CDS encoding superoxide dismutase family protein, producing the protein MILSKFAAVSAVLLALGAGQVLADDMADMKPMVTKAINNKGAEIGTVAVSGGKTGVVLRIDLSAGALAPGWHGMHFHAVGDCSDLEKFKNSKAHVNHGDGKHGLLNPAGPENGDLPNLYVNADGSAHAEVASQLVNLKDGPAALLDTDGSALVIHAAEDDHMSQPIGNSGARLVCAVIR; encoded by the coding sequence ATGATCCTTTCGAAATTCGCAGCCGTATCCGCCGTGCTTCTCGCCCTTGGCGCGGGCCAGGTCCTTGCCGATGACATGGCCGACATGAAGCCGATGGTCACCAAGGCCATCAACAACAAGGGTGCCGAGATCGGTACCGTTGCCGTCTCCGGCGGCAAGACCGGCGTGGTATTGCGCATCGATCTTTCCGCCGGTGCCCTTGCCCCCGGCTGGCACGGCATGCATTTCCACGCGGTCGGCGACTGTTCCGATCTGGAAAAATTCAAGAATTCCAAGGCCCATGTCAATCATGGCGATGGCAAGCATGGTCTGCTCAACCCCGCAGGCCCGGAAAATGGCGACCTGCCGAACCTCTATGTCAACGCTGATGGATCGGCCCATGCCGAAGTTGCGTCACAGCTGGTCAATCTCAAGGATGGTCCGGCAGCGCTTCTCGATACCGATGGCAGCGCACTCGTCATCCACGCCGCCGAGGACGACCACATGTCGCAGCCGATCGGCAATTCCGGCGCGCGCCTCGTTTGCGCCGTTATCAGGTAA
- a CDS encoding hydrogen peroxide-inducible genes activator encodes MIGITLRQLHYFDALARTGHFGRAADLSTISQPALSMQIQELEAQLGVTLVERGKRGVTLTRDGEAIARRAAAILGDVQDLIDYARHGKSVLTGMLKFGVIPTVAPYLLPPLLPQLRQDYPELELHVRETQTSVLLRELEDGKLDVVLIALPVDIQGLDSLKLMEDRFVIAVPAGYETSSQLVAGPELLQNERLLLLEEGHCFRDQALSYCSLQQTSSVNTLGASSFATLVRMVANGMGVTLLPEMAIATEIRSQEIRVLPLAEPQPRRTLGLVWRRSSPRKQDFAALATLIQGLRL; translated from the coding sequence ATGATTGGAATTACGCTTCGCCAGTTACATTATTTTGATGCGCTGGCGCGCACCGGTCACTTCGGCCGGGCGGCGGATCTCAGCACCATCTCGCAACCGGCCCTGTCGATGCAGATCCAGGAGCTGGAGGCGCAATTGGGGGTGACGCTGGTCGAGCGGGGAAAGCGCGGGGTTACCCTGACCCGGGATGGCGAGGCCATTGCCCGCCGGGCCGCCGCCATCCTTGGCGATGTCCAGGATCTGATCGACTATGCCCGGCACGGCAAGTCGGTGCTGACCGGCATGCTGAAATTCGGCGTCATCCCGACGGTTGCGCCCTATCTGCTGCCGCCGCTGCTGCCGCAACTGCGCCAGGATTATCCGGAGCTTGAGCTGCATGTGCGCGAGACCCAGACCTCGGTACTGTTGCGCGAGCTGGAGGATGGCAAGCTGGATGTGGTGCTGATCGCCCTGCCGGTGGATATCCAGGGTCTGGACTCGCTGAAACTGATGGAAGACCGTTTCGTCATCGCGGTTCCGGCCGGATACGAGACCAGCAGCCAGCTGGTCGCCGGGCCGGAGCTGCTCCAGAATGAGCGGCTGTTGCTGCTCGAAGAAGGGCATTGCTTCCGTGATCAGGCGCTGTCCTATTGCAGCCTGCAGCAGACAAGCTCCGTCAACACGCTGGGAGCCTCAAGCTTTGCCACGCTGGTGCGGATGGTGGCGAATGGCATGGGCGTCACGCTTCTGCCGGAAATGGCGATCGCCACCGAAATCCGCAGCCAGGAAATTCGCGTCCTGCCGCTGGCCGAACCACAGCCCAGGCGGACGCTGGGGCTGGTCTGGCGCAGGAGTTCGCCACGCAAGCAGGATTTTGCCGCCCTTGCGACCCTCATACAGGGTCTTCGCCTCTGA
- the hpaH gene encoding 2-oxo-hept-4-ene-1,7-dioate hydratase — protein MLTETQIADAARRLFVAERTRRQIRLLSLDFPDATMDDAYRVQAELIRLKIDSGRVARGFKIGLTSKAMQYALNISIPDSGVLLDDMFFADSATIPADRFIAPRVEAEIAFIMKAPLKGPGVTVFDVLNATDFISPSLEILDTRIERVDAETRKARTIFDTISDNAANGGIVLGGRPVRPGEVDMRWMGAIVSRNGEVEETGLGAGVLNQPAAGIAWLANRLATYGASISAGDVVLSGSFIRPVEARHGDTIIADFGPFGTVSAFFA, from the coding sequence ATGCTGACCGAGACCCAGATTGCCGATGCCGCCCGCCGCCTGTTTGTGGCGGAACGGACGCGTCGCCAGATCCGCCTTCTCAGCCTCGATTTTCCCGATGCGACCATGGACGATGCCTACCGGGTGCAGGCGGAACTGATCCGGCTCAAGATCGACAGCGGACGGGTGGCGCGCGGCTTCAAGATCGGCCTTACCTCCAAGGCGATGCAATATGCGCTGAACATTTCGATCCCCGATTCGGGCGTGCTGCTCGATGACATGTTCTTTGCCGACAGCGCCACCATTCCCGCCGACCGCTTCATCGCGCCACGGGTGGAGGCGGAAATTGCCTTCATCATGAAGGCACCGCTGAAAGGCCCGGGAGTCACGGTATTCGACGTGCTGAATGCCACCGACTTCATCTCGCCCTCGCTTGAAATCCTCGACACCCGCATCGAACGCGTCGATGCCGAGACCCGCAAGGCCCGCACGATCTTCGACACCATCTCCGACAATGCGGCCAATGGCGGTATTGTGCTCGGCGGTCGTCCCGTGCGGCCCGGCGAGGTCGACATGCGCTGGATGGGCGCCATCGTGTCGCGCAATGGCGAGGTCGAGGAAACCGGGCTCGGCGCCGGGGTGCTCAACCAGCCCGCCGCCGGGATCGCCTGGCTTGCCAACCGGCTTGCCACCTATGGCGCGTCGATTTCGGCAGGCGACGTGGTGCTCTCGGGCTCCTTCATCCGCCCGGTCGAAGCAAGGCATGGCGACACCATCATCGCCGATTTCGGCCCCTTTGGCACCGTCAGTGCCTTTTTCGCCTGA